The nucleotide sequence ttttattttggagacaAGCTCACCTGTTTTGATGGCGTCAGAGGAATCCCACCGAAACAAATGCAGGGGCCCATCGTGTGAGGAGCGCGCTGGAAGCCCGGGCCGCCGATTTGGCACAACGCTTTCAGGCCTAGGCCCAAACCTCTCTTCTTCCCCGCACGCAGGGCGCGAGACGCGAGACGGCGGGGATTGAAAGCGGAAAACCCCCACCCAGTTCCCCTCTCCACCGCGCTCGCATTTCCCGCTCGGAAATTCCCCCAAATAATTTCATCTCCCTCCCATTCCCCTCTCCGCTACCACCTCCCAGAGAACCCCGCTCCTCCCGCCCGGACGGAGCCACCTCGAATCGAATCCCGGCCACCGCGATGCAgccgcggcggcagcagcagcagtccatcctccccttcctccacCCGCGCCAGGGCCCGGCGCAGGAGGCGCCCGGCGCCGGCAGGACCCCCGAGAGGCCCCCGCGCCCCCCCGCCGCGTCGTCGGTCGACGGCATCATGGAGCGTCTCGTGCGGCCGCCGTCGCAGGGGAGGTACGCGACCAATGCAGCTCCCGCCGTCCTAGGGTTTTGTCCGGGTTTGGGTGCCGTTTGATTGGGCTAGCTGCCGCGGTATCTGGCTAACGGGTCCGCGCGCGCATTCGCTTAGGTGGTTGCCGCTTGATAGTGGATGCCGATTCGGCCGATTTATCGTTCCATTGGTCTCCACATGTATTCTGCTGGAATTGCTTGAACCCCAAATTCTGGCGTGGCTTCATTTGTTGCGGGTAGCGCTATTGTGTGGCCGGTAGCAGCAGGGATGAGATCGATGCGAGTTTGCAGTTGCGCTGTCTTTTGACGGGCTTAGCTGCTGACCGCGACTGGTGTTTGGCCACTGCATGTGTTGTGCCTGATAGTTTACGGGCCGCGTTGTCATCCTCAGTTAGTCAGTTTGTTTTTGCTATTGCGTTGTCCTCATCAGTCGCCATGCTTGCTGCTAAATCCGTTTCTCTTAACTCCAATTTGCTTACTGACCGTGTCTCCTGGCTGTTGGATGGTGTTTTATGTGATCTATCTATGTTTTGATTCACATGGTTGTAGTTTTTGAGCATGGATAGATGATCCACCATAATTTTGCGAACCAAAGTAAACTTCAGGTTGGAAGCTGTTCCGTACAATCGAAAGGAAGAATCTGGTCTAATACACATCACCATTGATTGCAGATTCATATTTTGCATGTGGTTCACTCCATCTACATTGCAACTAGCCTTAAGCTTATTGGATTTTGGGTCCAGTGTTTAACTGTGCTAATCGTCCTTCACTTCAGTGCAAGCTTGGATTGCTGTAATGGACTATGGATTGTTTGGGTTGGATGCATTTGTTTCTGTGttattgggtgtatgacaggtgtaTGTTATTGCCTTCTTGGTCCCTAAAgtttcttgtttgtttgtttgcatcGGCAGATTTTCTGCTTATTTTGGAGAACACTTTTTTTTGCTGTGCCATCATGGTGATGCTCTCTGTGTTTGTTGCAGAAACAAAGATGCCGCTCAGATTAGAAATGCTGAGAGAGCCTTACCTGGTAGAAATGAAGATACCTCAAATGAGCAGCCAAGTGCATCATTCCCTGTACGGCACAATGGCAAATATAGCAGAGGAACTGTGTTATTTGCAGAACATAGCACGGATACCACTCCGCCACAGGAGCCATTGAAGTTCTCTGCAAGGTCTTCCACCGATGAATTTGTTAGAGCAAGCACGCTGTTCCCTGAACTTGGTTATCCAACTCTGCTTCAGGAGTGTCCGAAGAAGTTATCCTCAGAGTGCCCCAGCAACCAGTACGTTCAAGCTAATTCAGTGTTTGAAGCATTTGATGTACAAACACCGTCCCAGGATCCGTTAAAGAGAATCTTTTCTGGGCCTTTTCATGGAGCAGATACACCTTTATCAGAGTATCGTTCATATCCAATTCCTTTGCAGCATCCATCGAAAAAGTCGTCATCGGGCTCTTCTAGTGGTGAATACCTTAGAGCAGTGACACCGCTTGGACTTGATTCGAATGATACTCCTATAGCGAAACACTCAAAGAAGCTATTCTCTGGGTCTTCAGACCATTCATACATTAAAGCAACTAATTTGTTTCCGGAATTTGATTCAAATGGAACTCCGCTGCAGAACCACTTGAATAAGTTCTCAGTATCTAtgaatggtaagcatattggagcaCCTGCTACACTGTTTCCGGAACTTGATTCTGTTCTTCTGAAACCAGAAACTCCAGTGACACGAGCAGTGGCTCCTCGTGGGAAGAGAGTTCAACAGGATCAATGCATGACTGCCAATAACAGTCAGTCTCCTTTGTGGGGTTCAAATAAGAAGGTGAAATCAGCTCATTGTTCTCCAGCTGGGAAAATGGCTCATGATGAAATGGCTGAAAGTGCACGTAGTAAATTTGAATGGCTGAATCCTTTGAATATCAGGGATGCAAATAAAAGGCGGCCAGATGACCCACTTTATGACAAGAGAACTCTTTTTATTCCACCTGATGCACTGAGAAAGATGTCAACATCTCAAAAGCAATACTGGACTATTAAGTGCAAATATATGGATGTTCTCCTCTTCTTCAAAGTGGTAAATTCCATCATCATTGACTCATACACTGCATATATGCAGTATACTATCTGTAAGATTATCACGTTAAAGATTACTGCAATGTTAACTAGTATCTCTCATACCTTGGTGTCATACTGAGCTATTGCCTAACCCTATAATTATGAACTAGATGCATTTTTCTCATGGGACTACCGCACAATTCTTTGTTTACTTCTCATACTTAGACAGTTCTACTCAATTACTCCATGCATATTGACATATGCATCAGAAGTTAGACATTTATGAATGATGTTTGTTCTGGTTAATAATCCAAAAtgttatttgcttttattttgggTTCCTTCATTTGTTCTTATCCTCTCAGTCTGCTTACACCTCACAGTTTTGAATGCTGCTTTGATCCCTCTCCCAGACTCCCCTGACCTCCAAAATTATCTAAGTTGACCAGTTATTTTCTGCTACTTGAGATATATAACCTACAGAAGTGTTTTTCCTGTATGTGTAGGGGAAGTTTTATGAGCTCTATGAAGTAGATGCTGAGATCGGCCAAAAGGAACTTGATTGGAAAATGACTATTAGTGGGGTTGGAAAATGCCGACAGGTAACTTAAGTCACAAACTGTGACCATTCTTATTTTGCCACTGGAATGCTTGGTTCTGATGTCTGAATGTCTGCTGTGCTGACCCTGCTAATATATACTCCCTCATGGTTGCTTGTTGGTTGAGTAATAAGTATCATTTGCTAGATCATTTGTCCTATAATATCATGTGTACACTATATTATTTTGTATTATTTAGACAATACTCTCGGTAATGTAGTTCTATTGGCATTTTGGAGATGATTGGGTACATTGCTTCAAGCTTTTGGCAATACACCACTTCCTCCAGGGTCTATCCGCAGCAGCTTGTCTTTTTCATATTTTGTTGGCCACTATAGTAGCATTTCATGTTCTGTTTCAACTAATGCTTTTGTATTAAACACTCTTGAAGAAAAGGGAGTTTTATACAGCCTTTTAGTAAACATTCTCGCTGTGGTACATGAGGCTGACTTGTTCATCTTATGTGAAGGTTGGTATTTCAGAGAGTGGGATTGACGATGCTGTTGAAAAGCTTTTAGCTCGGGGGTAAACTTCTTAGTCTCCTTATGCTTTGCTCATTTTCAGCATTTTGATCTTAAAATTATCTTGAACATCAGCAAGTTCATGCACAGTTCTTCCGGTTGGTATTGATAGGCCATATGTTTGTTTCTATCGGTATTGTTGTTGAttataatatgagaaatgcactCAAGATTGATTCCTTATTGGTTTCTGTGCCAGTGTCGTTGTGAAAAAAAAACTATATCTGTTCAGCTGCAAAATGCATTTAGTTCCATCTGAACGCTATATttgagtactccctccatttctgtaTGCAAGGCCACTTTGGTTTTTCGTGTCAAACTTTGACTTATAATTTTGGTCAACAAAATACGGGTTATgtcataaaaaatatatcattggaAAGTTCTTTCCAATGTGTATACATTGACATACTTTTTGTGGCATATAACTCACTTTTTGTTGGTAAATTTAATGGTCAAAATTAGACATAAAAAAATATGAAGTGGCCTTGTATACTGAAATGTATATGATATGATTTGTGATGTGACACATCCATTATAATACTGGATATAAATTACTTCTTGCTCTACTTTTATTTCTTTTGGTGGTTTGACTGCTGATCAATCTAGCATTTCCCTCCAGATATAAAGTTGGAAGGATAGAACAAATGGAATCTGCAGCACAGGCGAAATCTAGAGGACCAAATTCAGTAAGTTTTCCACTTCCATTCTTTTTTGGATGCCCTTTCAGAATGtgtgtagtcaacactttgaaactttgaccactaatatattattccctccgttcctaaatataagccctttagagattccaatgtggactacatacggagcaacatgagtgaatccacacactaaaatacgtctatatacatccgtatgtagtctatattgaaatctctaaaaagtcatATATTTAGATTTTAGAAACGGAGGTATATACGCAATAGTATTTTGATTAATCTCGTGTAAATGTTATTACTAGATTGTCATAAAAAAGCTTAGAGGTCAGTACAGTTTTAAGAACTTACATTGACATGTGACTGCAAAACTAATGGTGAAGCACACACATTAGACACTCTCATGGTCTAAAACATGTAGTAGAATTGATCAAGGTAGTAGTTACATAACCTGTGGTCTGTGCAGCAGCACTTGAATGCATATATTACTATGTACCCTGGCATCTCCATTGACGGATGCACGTCCTTTCAAGTTACAAGAGATTGACTGTATATAAGTGTGACTTTTTTTTTGTACTCCTGCAAGGTTATCGAAAGAAAGTTAGCTCATGTATCCACACCGTCAACTGCAGCTGACAGCAACATAGGGCCTGATGCTGTTCATCTTCTTGCATTGAAAGAGGTTTGCCTTTTTTAACAAAGCAATACATTGCATTTGGCAATATGATTTGGTATAATGTTTTGTATGTTCATCTGACGCACATGAGAAGACACAATACTACCACAAAAGCTAACCATCTGATAATAGAAAGAACACTATTTCCTCAAAAGACAGGAAAGAACTACAAACTCGTGGTCTTTGGACACAATGACCAAATAAATTTACATAGAAACATAGTGATAAATCTAAGTCTAGTTGATCACTGTGTATAAACATGTAAAATATTGTGGCAGTAGAAATATATGTAACTTGCAGAAGACAATCTTGATACTTAATTCAGCTATTGTTTTAGTAAAATGATATTTTCACTGTCCCTGTGAAACATGCAGTGTTATGTATCCTAGATTTTACGAGTCAGTTTTGTCCTgcaatttgttcacaaattctgtAATTCATCTTGAATTACTTTTATCAACATTTTTCATAGGTGATGTTGACCTAATGTAGCCAGTCCTTTTTTTTTTGGGAATTTTCAGGTTACTCTAGCTTCTAATGGTTCTCGGGTCTACGGATTTGCTTTTCTAGATTATGCTGCACTTAAAATCTGGGTTGGTTCACTTCAAGATGATGATTCGTCTGCAGCTTTGGGGGCTTTGCTGGTGCAGGTAGGCGCTTTGCTGTAGCAATTTATTTGCTTTGGTTCAACAGATCAGAAATGATCATTCATCAGCATGCTTTTTCAGGTTTCCCCGAGGGAGATAATCTATGAATCCTCAGGTCAGTACATCTTTTATCTTGTAATCTCGATGTATTAAGAACTAATATTTGTTTTCTTTTGCCAGGCCTCTCAAGAGAAAGTCGTAAATCAATGATAAAATATGCCTCAGCAGGTAAAATGTTGTAATCTTTTGCTCTTTTAGTTTCTATTTTCACCTGGTTTCTTTGTTAAACATCTTTCTTCTAACTGCAGGCTCTGTGAAAATGCAACTGACCCCACTACCTGGGACAGGTTTCTCTGATGCCTCACAAATTCAAATGCTAGTACATTCTAAAGGATACTTTAAAGCATCAACAGATTCTTGGTTATCTGCATTGGATTATTCAGTGAATCGAGATGCAGTTATCTTTGCACTTGGTGGACTTATTGGTCATTTGACTAGACTTATGGTATACTTATCTTAATCCAACTCTCTCTCTCCGAGTGCCTCTGTTGCAACATTTTCCTTTTCAGCAACACTTCAAATTGCTTCAGAACCTATGTTTTCAAGGCGTCCAGGCGCTTTAAGGCGCTGGGGGGGCGCCTCAACGCCTAGGCGCTCAAAGCGTGAGGCGAGGCGACGCCTTAGACACTTATTATTAGGCGCTAGGGGTACTAATATGGCAGCCATGAGTGGACATGTAACTGATTCATACCTTGAATTTCCTGGTTGTTGAGCCCACATAGCATCCATTCCTCCCGTCTTGTTTCCCATTTCTGCCTTCCACAATAGAAATCTGCATAAAGATGAACATATATCATAGTATATGGTTAAAACTAGACTTAATTAATAGATCACCATTGGTAAAAAACAGAGAGTAAATGAGGGGGAGGCAAAGCAGTGAGGCACAAGCAGCAGCACCATCAGAAAACATGGGCAGGTGAGGGGAAAAGAGAGGCAGAGAGGAGCCGTACCTTGGGAGAGGGCTGCCGGCGGCCGAGGAGCTTGGCCGGAGAGGGGGATGGCCGGCGGAGATGGATCTTGGCCGGAGAGGGGAAGGGCCTGcggaggaggagcttggccggacAGGGGGAGGCCGGCGGAGGAGGAACGGATCTGGGCCGGCGGCGTGAGAGACTGAGAGGAGAgagctcctctctcttttcccctcgATTTGGAGTCACAGGTGTGTTCCCCTCTCTCTCCTGCCTCTGTTTACCCCCTCTCTCCCGCCCAATTTCTCTTCCCtcccgccaattcctctttctGGCGCGCGCCAGCTGCTGGTTCCCGCTCAACCTGCCCGCGCATGTCCAGGGCGTCCAAAATCAAGCAAAGCGGTGCCTTGGACGCCTAGGCGACGCCTTGGACGCCTCAACAGCACAAGGCGGACGCCTTAGACAAAAAACTAAAGCGACGGCGACGCCTTGACGTTCGCGAGCGCTCtgacgcctaggcgtcgcctaggcgacgcctaggcgaCGCCTTGAAAACATAGTTCAGAACACTGTCATTAGACATCACTTTCCTGTTTCCTAGATACaactaattagtactccctccattccacaatgtagtgcttcctctatccacgtgctccaactttgaccgtaaatttaactaccaagaccgattgcggcgggagcaaaaattatatcagtgaattcgtattcgaaaaaagttttcaattatataattttttttctcccgccgcaattggtctcattggttaaatttatggtcaaagttggacctcgggaagcgcgggcgcactatattttggaatggagggagtatgtaattTCTTtaatatataatttttttctcaTTTTCTATGCTGACCATATCAACTTCACAAGTTATATGTGCAAAGGTGTTCTAGTTCTAAACTAGTATAATGTCAAAAAATTGTTTGCACAAATCATAGAGTAAATGATgtgcttgcctttctttttttatttgcttGGGAAACGATTGTTTTCATAAGACTGCCTGTTTACGTTCTGATAAGCTACAATCTGGAAACAGCTAGACGATGCTCTAAAAAATGGGGAAGTCTTACCTTACAATGTGTACCAAACTTGTTTAAGGATGGATGGTCAGACTCTTGTGAACCTGGAGATTTTCGGCAATAACTTTGATGGTGGCTCATCAGGTAGGAGTTTGCCTTCTACCTATTTTCTTCTCTACTTATTTTTGCAGCCTGCTGTGACAATTTCCTAACATATCCAAACATAAAAACACAGAtaaactttgtattatatttactTTGTTTTAGGTACTCTGTACAAGCACCTCAATCACTGCATAACCGCATCTGGTAAGCGGCTTTTAAGAAGATGGATATGCCATCCACTAAAAGATGTCGATGCTATAAATAGAAGGCTTGATGTTGTTGAGGGTTTCATCCAGCATTGTGGGGTAGGCTCTATTACACTTTATTATCTCCGGAAAATTCCTGACCTTGAGAGGTTACTTGGGCGAATCAGATCTACTGTTGGGCTAACATCTGCTGTCCTGTTGCCTTTTGTTGGTGAAAAGATATTAAAGAGGCGGGTTAGTGGTTGTTCTTTCTTTTTCATTCCCAGTCCTAAGCTTATCGTAGCTTAAAGTTCTCTTTTGTATGGATTAGATTCAATCAATGAGATGCCCATTTTTGCAAATTATGAAGTTTGCCTTTCTTGTATCTACACTACTGCTAATGACATGCAAATTTTCTGCATTTTCCAGATTAAAACGTTTGGCATGCTTATCAAGGGCCTCCGGGTTGGAATTGACTTATTAAGTGCCTTGCGTAGAGATGACCATGGCATCCCAGCGCTGTCAAAATCAGTTGATATTCCAACCCTGAGTTCTCTTGATGAATTAGTTCATCAGTTTGAAGAGGATATACACAATGACTTTGAACAGTACCAGGTATGAATATGCTGGGGATTTCTTCGGACGCTATCTATCTAAGAAGCGGTTATTTCTTTTTCTAGTATTTGCTGTCTGTGTTTTGGACTTCCACAGTACTGATTGTGTGTTTTGAGTTTTTGACAGGATCATGATATCAAAGACGGTGATGCTACCACCTTGGCTAATTTAGTGGAACATTTTGTTGGAAAAGCTACCGAATGGTCTTTGGTAATCAATGCCATCAGCACTGTTGATGTCCTTAGGTCCTTTGCAGCAATGGCATTGTCATCATTTGGCACCATGTGCAGACCATGTATTCTGTTGAAAGACAAATCGCCTATACTTCGGATGAAGGGTCTATGGCATCCATATGCTTTTGCAGAAAGTGGAACTGGGCTTGTACCAAACGATTTGTCTCTTGGCCAGGATTTATCGGGTCATAATCGCTTTGCATTGTTGTTGACTGGTCCAAATATGGGAGGAAAATCTACAATAATGCGCGCTACCTGCTTGGCTATCGTGCTTGCCCAGGTATGTATAAATAAATCTGGTTATACCCTTTTGCTTGTTAACTCCTGGGCTCCCTATTTGGATGTATAAATGGAATTTCTTGTCTGCAGCTTGGCTGTTATGTCCCCTGCATATCATGTGAATTGACCCTTGCAGACTCCATCTTTACACGGCTAGGCGCAACGGATCGGATTATGTCTGGAGAAAGTAAGTAATCAGTGTTGCAAATCCTATTGCTTTTGGCGCAAAACAGGAGTTAAAAATGGATAAGGTCTTTATATGGGTTGTCCTACAACTGGATCTGGTCAGACATGGGTTTATTTTTTATTGTTCTGCATAAATAATATATTCTGACACTGGTTCCCAATAAAATGATACTTGTATAGTCAAATATACATTTGTAAATTATATAGCTATTTTTACATGGTATATCTGTTGAGTAAATCCATGGGTTCTCAATATTAACTTCTAAAGCACTTGTCAATTTTCTTTTGGCCGTACCATGAATCATGAGGTATGAGATGACAATGACCCTAACTTGGATTGTTACAACATTATTTGCGGTCTTGCAGGTACTTTTCTTGTCGAATGTAGTGAGACTGCATCTGTTCTTCAGAATGCAACTGAGGATTCTCTTGTCTTGCTTGATGAACTTGGCAGAGGAACTAGCACATTTGATGGATATGCGATTGCATATGCTGTAAGTCTTCCTTCAATCCATTACATCACCATGCTTGCCATACCCTTCAGTATGCCTTTTTCATGGTAGATGCTACATAGCTTCAAgaacgatcttatattatgggacggaaggaaTAGTTTTGCATATCAGCCATTGATAGGACAGTCAGAAAACCGATCAATTTCGTACGTTCAACATGGCATATCAGCCATTACCGTGTGCTTTCTCATTGTTTTCACATCGTATCCATTTTCTGACAAACAATTTCGTGCTTCTGATGACTGTATTTTGCCTCAGGTATTCCGGCACCTGGTGGAACAGGTGCGATGCCGCCTGCTCTTCGCCACACACTACCACCCTCTCACCAAGGAGTTCGCCTCCCACCCCCACGTGAGCCTCCAGCACATGGCCTGCATGCTGAGGCCAAGGAGCGGCGGCAACGGCGAGATGGAGCTCACCTTCCTCTACCGGCTCGCGTCAGGCGCCTCCCCGGAGAGCTACGGCCTGCAGGTCGCCACGATGGCGGGGATCCCAAAGTCCATAGTGGAGAAGGCGGCGGTCGCGGGCGAGATGATGAAGTCGAGGATCGCGGGGAACTTCAGGTCGAGCGAAGGGCGAGCGGAGTTCTCCACCCTCCACGAGGACTGGCTGCAGACGATCCTGGCGATCGGCGGCGTCAAGGACGCGCACCTGGACGAGGACACCATGGACACGATGTTCTGCGTCGCCCAGGAGCTCAAGTCCCATTTCAGGAAAGTAGGAAGATGAGCGCTGAGAAGAGTCGCCACCAGTAATTATGTGTGGCATATCATTAGATGTAGCTAGTCTGCAGGAAGAAGATGAGCAACGAGAAAGTCGCTGCTCACCACTAATCATCAGTGTTTTAATCCGTCCCAGTCGACGGCTTGTACATATTCACCTCGCGTTTGTCATCGCAACCGCACCTGGGCCTGAGTTCATCTGAACTGTCAAAAATCATCTCGTAGTTTGTAATCACATGCACAATCCTAGTGATTAGTTGAGAGTTTTGACAAGGTTTGCCAAGATGAAGCACCAACACCTCAAGTATCATCGAACTCCATTTGCCTGGATGGACGGCTACAAAGCCCACTTGCAGAGAAAAGGGCTTACCGCCATTTGCCGCACACAAGCATCCCCGTGCACGCCGAGCTGTCCGTCCTCTCTTCCTACCACCCGCATCGCTTCTTTGCGAGCTCCTCGCCATTAATGAACAGCTGTACCATCCATTGCATCATCGTGCACGCACAGTTGCACAACACAGAGAGACACAACTGTACAAATCACAGGCTAAAAGAAGTAAAGAAGGCAAGTAGGCAACCGATCAAGCTACCGCATACGCAGAACAGCTAGACATGCATGAGTAGCTTCTCGCTCACGGCCTCGAAAGTGAGAAACGCGGCGCTGGGTTGCGCAAACCAAAGCCTCCCGCCACAGGGCACTGCATTAAAAAGACGTAAGTTGAGCCACGTCAACGCTCCCTCGCCCTCATCCACCCGCCACCAAACCGAAAGCGCCCAATTTTAATCCAGAGCCGATGCAGCGCGTGCTCCTGCCGTTTATAAATACCCCGCGCGGCGCTTCTGGCTTCCCCAGCGCATGCACGCAGCGAGCGAGTAGCACCACAGAACTCTCCCACCCTTACCGTACGACGTTGATAGCGGCAGCCTCGCGGCTGAAAGGCGGCGTTCCGATGGGGAGCCGGGCAATGGCGTGCCTGCTGCTGCTGGCGCTTGCGTGGGCGGCGAGTGCTGCGGCGTGGGACAAGCCTGTGGTGTGGACCACGGGCACGGTTGGGCCGGAGGCGGAGGGCTGCGACAAGAAGAAGCACGGCAAGGGTGCTGGCGTTGGCGTAGGTGGTGGGATGGGAGGCGGCGTTGgtgctggaggtggagcgggcggTCATGTCGGTGCAGGCGGAGGTATGGGAGGCGGTGGTGGGTTTGGTGGAGGAGGTGGCGCCGGCGGCGGCATGGGCAGCGGTGCCGGTGCAGGGTTTGGAAGTGgaggaggtgtgggagcgggcggTGGGCTCGGAGGTGGAGCGGGAGCGGGTGGTGGTGTTGGCGCTGGTGGTGGAGGTGGATTCGGAGGCGGAGCTGGCGGCGGCATGGGTAGCGGTGGTGGAGGTGGGTTTGGAGGAGGATCTGGCGGAGGAATGGGCACtggtggtggacttggaggaggagctggagctGGAGATGGTGGAGGAATTGGTGGTGGCgggggacttggaggaggagctggcgcAGGTGGTGGTGGAGGATTTGGCAGCGGCGGCGGATTCGGTGTTGGTGGT is from Triticum aestivum cultivar Chinese Spring chromosome 3A, IWGSC CS RefSeq v2.1, whole genome shotgun sequence and encodes:
- the LOC123060447 gene encoding DNA mismatch repair protein MSH7 isoform X2; the encoded protein is MQPRRQQQQSILPFLHPRQGPAQEAPGAGRTPERPPRPPAASSVDGIMERLVRPPSQGRNKDAAQIRNAERALPGRNEDTSNEQPSASFPVRHNGKYSRGTVLFAEHSTDTTPPQEPLKFSARSSTDEFVRASTLFPELGYPTLLQECPKKLSSECPSNQYVQANSVFEAFDVQTPSQDPLKRIFSGPFHGADTPLSEYRSYPIPLQHPSKKSSSGSSSGEYLRAVTPLGLDSNDTPIAKHSKKLFSGSSDHSYIKATNLFPEFDSNGTPLQNHLNKFSVSMNGKHIGAPATLFPELDSVLLKPETPVTRAVAPRGKRVQQDQCMTANNSQSPLWGSNKKVKSAHCSPAGKMAHDEMAESARSKFEWLNPLNIRDANKRRPDDPLYDKRTLFIPPDALRKMSTSQKQYWTIKCKYMDVLLFFKVGKFYELYEVDAEIGQKELDWKMTISGVGKCRQVGISESGIDDAVEKLLARGYKVGRIEQMESAAQAKSRGPNSVIERKLAHVSTPSTAADSNIGPDAVHLLALKEVTLASNGSRVYGFAFLDYAALKIWVGSLQDDDSSAALGALLVQVSPREIIYESSGLSRESRKSMIKYASAGSVKMQLTPLPGTGFSDASQIQMLVHSKGYFKASTDSWLSALDYSVNRDAVIFALGGLIGHLTRLMLDDALKNGEVLPYNVYQTCLRMDGQTLVNLEIFGNNFDGGSSGTLYKHLNHCITASGKRLLRRWICHPLKDVDAINRRLDVVEGFIQHCGILKRRIKTFGMLIKGLRVGIDLLSALRRDDHGIPALSKSVDIPTLSSLDELVHQFEEDIHNDFEQYQDHDIKDGDATTLANLVEHFVGKATEWSLVINAISTVDVLRSFAAMALSSFGTMCRPCILLKDKSPILRMKGLWHPYAFAESGTGLVPNDLSLGQDLSGHNRFALLLTGPNMGGKSTIMRATCLAIVLAQLGCYVPCISCELTLADSIFTRLGATDRIMSGESTFLVECSETASVLQNATEDSLVLLDELGRGTSTFDGYAIAYAVFRHLVEQVRCRLLFATHYHPLTKEFASHPHVSLQHMACMLRPRSGGNGEMELTFLYRLASGASPESYGLQVATMAGIPKSIVEKAAVAGEMMKSRIAGNFRSSEGRAEFSTLHEDWLQTILAIGGVKDAHLDEDTMDTMFCVAQELKSHFRKVGR
- the LOC123060447 gene encoding DNA mismatch repair protein MSH7 isoform X1, which produces MQPRRQQQQSILPFLHPRQGPAQEAPGAGRTPERPPRPPAASSVDGIMERLVRPPSQGRNKDAAQIRNAERALPGRNEDTSNEQPSASFPVRHNGKYSRGTVLFAEHSTDTTPPQEPLKFSARSSTDEFVRASTLFPELGYPTLLQECPKKLSSECPSNQYVQANSVFEAFDVQTPSQDPLKRIFSGPFHGADTPLSEYRSYPIPLQHPSKKSSSGSSSGEYLRAVTPLGLDSNDTPIAKHSKKLFSGSSDHSYIKATNLFPEFDSNGTPLQNHLNKFSVSMNGKHIGAPATLFPELDSVLLKPETPVTRAVAPRGKRVQQDQCMTANNSQSPLWGSNKKVKSAHCSPAGKMAHDEMAESARSKFEWLNPLNIRDANKRRPDDPLYDKRTLFIPPDALRKMSTSQKQYWTIKCKYMDVLLFFKVGKFYELYEVDAEIGQKELDWKMTISGVGKCRQVGISESGIDDAVEKLLARGYKVGRIEQMESAAQAKSRGPNSVIERKLAHVSTPSTAADSNIGPDAVHLLALKEVTLASNGSRVYGFAFLDYAALKIWVGSLQDDDSSAALGALLVQVSPREIIYESSGLSRESRKSMIKYASAGSVKMQLTPLPGTGFSDASQIQMLVHSKGYFKASTDSWLSALDYSVNRDAVIFALGGLIGHLTRLMLDDALKNGEVLPYNVYQTCLRMDGQTLVNLEIFGNNFDGGSSGTLYKHLNHCITASGKRLLRRWICHPLKDVDAINRRLDVVEGFIQHCGVGSITLYYLRKIPDLERLLGRIRSTVGLTSAVLLPFVGEKILKRRIKTFGMLIKGLRVGIDLLSALRRDDHGIPALSKSVDIPTLSSLDELVHQFEEDIHNDFEQYQDHDIKDGDATTLANLVEHFVGKATEWSLVINAISTVDVLRSFAAMALSSFGTMCRPCILLKDKSPILRMKGLWHPYAFAESGTGLVPNDLSLGQDLSGHNRFALLLTGPNMGGKSTIMRATCLAIVLAQLGCYVPCISCELTLADSIFTRLGATDRIMSGESTFLVECSETASVLQNATEDSLVLLDELGRGTSTFDGYAIAYAVFRHLVEQVRCRLLFATHYHPLTKEFASHPHVSLQHMACMLRPRSGGNGEMELTFLYRLASGASPESYGLQVATMAGIPKSIVEKAAVAGEMMKSRIAGNFRSSEGRAEFSTLHEDWLQTILAIGGVKDAHLDEDTMDTMFCVAQELKSHFRKVGR